The following proteins are encoded in a genomic region of Desulfosporosinus youngiae DSM 17734:
- a CDS encoding formate--tetrahydrofolate ligase has product MKTDIEIAQAAVMKPILEIAKTLDLQEDEVELYGKYKAKVNLSVWNRLKDKPNGKLILVTAINPTPAGEGKTTTTVGLGQALSKMGKKAMIAVREPSLGPCFGVKGGAAGGGYAQVVPMEDINLHFTGDFHAITSAHSLLAAMLDNSIQQGNPLNIDPRQVVFRRVVDMNDRALRNIVIGLGGKMEGVPRQNGYDITVASEVMAILCLASDLMDLKERFGRIVVAYTYEGKPVTAHDLEAEGAMALLMKDAIKPNLVQTLENTPVFIHGGPFANIAHGCNSIMATKLGLKLADYLVTEAGFGADLGAEKFFDLKCRFGGLKPEAVVIVATVRALKMNGGVAKDQLGNEDLEALARGVVNLEKHIENMAKFGVPAVVAINRFPTDTEAELNLVRDRCQQLGAEVALSEVFTRGGEGGVELAETVLSTLERKVSNFRVLYELELSIEEKIGRIAKEIYGADGVNFDKTAQASIKKYVELGYGNLPICMAKTQYSLTDDAARLGRPTDFTITVREVRLSAGAGFLVAITGAIMTMPGLPKRPAATRMDIDAEGRITGLF; this is encoded by the coding sequence ATGAAAACTGATATCGAAATCGCCCAGGCAGCAGTTATGAAGCCAATCTTAGAGATTGCTAAAACCCTTGATTTGCAAGAAGATGAAGTGGAGTTATATGGCAAGTACAAAGCCAAGGTGAATTTGAGTGTTTGGAACCGCTTAAAGGATAAGCCTAATGGCAAGCTGATTTTAGTAACGGCTATCAATCCGACTCCTGCAGGAGAAGGTAAAACCACAACAACGGTGGGATTAGGGCAAGCGCTTTCCAAAATGGGCAAAAAGGCTATGATTGCGGTACGCGAACCATCCCTTGGACCTTGTTTCGGAGTTAAGGGCGGAGCGGCCGGAGGCGGGTATGCTCAAGTTGTGCCCATGGAAGATATTAATCTTCACTTTACCGGGGATTTCCATGCAATTACGTCAGCTCATAGTCTTTTAGCCGCGATGTTGGATAATAGTATTCAGCAGGGAAACCCTCTGAATATCGATCCCCGTCAAGTTGTTTTCCGTCGCGTGGTAGATATGAATGATCGGGCCCTGCGCAATATTGTTATAGGTTTGGGCGGCAAGATGGAAGGAGTTCCCCGCCAAAATGGCTATGATATTACTGTAGCCTCTGAAGTCATGGCAATCCTGTGTTTGGCCAGTGATCTAATGGATCTCAAAGAACGTTTTGGCAGGATTGTGGTAGCTTATACTTATGAAGGAAAGCCTGTAACCGCCCATGATTTAGAAGCTGAAGGGGCAATGGCACTTCTAATGAAAGACGCCATTAAACCAAATCTGGTTCAAACCTTGGAAAATACGCCGGTATTTATTCATGGCGGCCCATTTGCGAATATTGCCCATGGCTGCAACAGCATTATGGCAACGAAACTGGGCCTCAAGCTAGCGGATTATTTAGTTACAGAAGCCGGCTTTGGCGCCGACCTTGGAGCAGAAAAATTCTTTGATCTGAAGTGCCGCTTCGGTGGCTTGAAACCGGAGGCTGTGGTGATTGTGGCAACGGTTCGGGCCTTAAAAATGAACGGCGGGGTAGCCAAAGATCAATTGGGAAATGAAGACTTAGAGGCTTTGGCACGGGGTGTGGTCAACCTGGAGAAACATATCGAAAACATGGCCAAATTTGGGGTTCCGGCAGTTGTCGCGATTAACCGGTTCCCAACGGATACAGAAGCGGAGTTGAACCTGGTGCGGGACAGGTGTCAGCAATTAGGCGCGGAGGTAGCGCTTTCCGAAGTATTTACGCGGGGCGGAGAAGGCGGCGTGGAGCTTGCTGAAACCGTACTTTCCACACTGGAACGCAAAGTATCCAACTTCAGGGTTCTTTATGAATTAGAGCTGTCCATTGAGGAGAAAATCGGCAGAATAGCTAAAGAAATTTATGGGGCGGACGGAGTTAACTTTGATAAAACGGCTCAAGCTTCCATAAAGAAATATGTCGAGTTGGGGTATGGCAATTTGCCAATCTGCATGGCCAAAACACAATACTCTCTCACAGACGATGCCGCTCGATTAGGGCGGCCGACGGATTTCACGATCACCGTCCGGGAAGTTCGTCTTTCGGCCGGAGCGGGATTCCTGGTTGCAATTACCGGTGCAATTATGACCATGCCGGGACTGCCGAAACGGCCTGCAGCAACGAGAATGGATATTGATGCAGAAGGAAGAATCACGGGATTGT